A DNA window from Solanum lycopersicum chromosome 3, SLM_r2.1 contains the following coding sequences:
- the LOC138347571 gene encoding uncharacterized protein, whose protein sequence is MGATDTEKAELASYQLKDVAQTWCKIWQDRRVLGGVPITWEMFKTAFLHRFFPKEMREAKYEDFINLKQGSMLGREYSLKFKVEESHKKRGVRDANRPKPQDQAGPRHGDHRSNFGFCEQPRFKKEQQSSGKSNSQRSTAPRGGKPETRKVNGGEMQPPIKDCAMCGRAHTGECRQGTNVCLGCGKSGHIVKDCPQKSGQAGDLVELPMHDFDVIPCMDWLQSCYACFDCHTRVVILGFPIEEELVWKGLSACSYEFLDVFLHDLSGVPPPREIDFVIVLEPDTKPISIPPYRMAPAELKELKLQLKDLTDKVFIDDILIYSKTKEEHEQYLRLTLQIRGGFFSNAASLIALTNKKAKFEWMEDYEKSFQELKNRLTSALVLTLPKCKGNVVADALSRMSMGSTSHLEDGKKESVKDIHRLVRLCKRLVDSSSGGILVHPSSDSSLVVEVKEGQHLDLVLMELKDSVLTKMNESFALGDNGVLRYQDRLCVPDVDDL, encoded by the exons ATGGGGGCCACAGATACTGAGAAAGCAGAGTTGgcttcctatcaactcaaagatgttgcacagacttggtgcaagataTGGCAAGATAGACGAGTTTTGGGTGGAGTTCCGATCACTTGGGAGATGTTTAAGACAGCCTTTCTGCATAGGTTCTTTCCCAAAGAGATGAGGGAGGCCAAGTATGAGGATTTTATAAACCTTAAGCAGGGATCTATGTTAGGTAgagagtattccctgaagttt AAGGTAGAGGAAAGCCACAAGAAGAGGGGCGTTCGTGATGCTAATAGGCCTAAgcctcaagatcaggcaggTCCCCGCCATGGAGACCACAGAAGCAATTTTGGCTTCTGTGAGCAGCCCAGGTTCAAAAAGGAGCAACAGAGTTCAGGGAAATCTAACTCGCAAAGGAGTACAGCACCTAGAGGAGGCAAACCCGAGACCAGAAAGGtcaatggaggtgagatgcagccTCCCATAAAGGATTGTGCTATGTGTGGTCGTGCTCACACTGGAGAGTGTAGACAGGGCACTAATGTCTGCCTTGGTTGCGGTAAGagcgggcacatagttaaggactGCCCACAAAAAAGTGGTCAAGCTGGAG acttggttgagttaccaatgcatgattttgatgttattccatGCATGGACTGGCTTCAGAGTTGTTATGCTTGCTTTGACTGTCATACTAGAGTGGTGATATTAGGTTTCCCTATTGAAGAAGAGCTAGTCTGGAAAGG actcagtgcTTGTAGTTATGAGTTCCTAGATGTATTTCTTCATGATTTGTCTGGAGtccctccccctcgagagattgactttgttattgtcttagaacctgatactaaaccaatttcaattcctccttatagaatggctccagcagaactcaaagagttgaagctgcagttaaaagatctcactgataagg tattcattgatgacattctcatctactctaagaccaaggaagagcatgaacaataTCTGAGACTAACATTGCAG ATTCGTGGAGGGTTTTTTTCCAATGCTGCCTCACTGATAGCTTTGACTAATAAGAaggccaagtttgaatggatGGAGGATtatgagaagagtttccaggagctcaagaatagactcacttcagccctgGTGCTTACTTTGCCAAAGT GTAAAGGtaatgttgtagctgatgctttgagcaggatgagcatgggaagtacTTCCCACCTTGAGGATGGGAAGAAGGAATCGGTGAAAGATATACATAGACTGGTCAGACTGTGTAAGCGGTTGGTTGACTCTTCTAGTGGGGGTATTttagttcatcctagttctgattcatccttagtagttgaagtcaaggagGGTCAACATCTTGATCTTGTGTTGATGGAGCTAAAGGACTCAGTGTTGActaagatgaatgagtcttttgctttgggagatAACGGCGTACTTAGGTACCAGGACAGgctgtgtgtaccagatgtggatgatttatAA